Below is a window of Chryseobacterium arthrosphaerae DNA.
TGCATTCCTGTTTTTTGCACAGATAGGGCCAATGTATTTTGACGGATTAAAGGCTTTCTATATGAATTTTACTGAAAATACAGAACACATCCACCCATTCAACTATTCAATATTCTGGACTTACGGAGCTGTTCTGGCATTGTTCGGAACCATTATTCCACCGGTTTTGTTCAATATCGGTTTCCCGAATGCCGGTTTGGGGCTGGGAAGTATCGTTTCATCACTGGAACTTCCGGTTTCTGTGACCATGGCTTTTGTGCTATTGGGTGAGCAGGTATTCCTGATACAGTGGATAGGAATTGTTTTAATCCTGTTTGCGATTGTTTTAATGAACCTTCCTTCCAAAAAAGAGAAAGAAGTTTCAATGGCGTAATCATCTTAAAAAAAATTAAATAAAAATAACAGTTGAAAACCGTTCCTTTTGGAGCGGTTTTTTTAATTTTAAAAATCTAAAACAAAACTTCATGAACTATTTCAGAAATCTGATGTCTGTCATTATGCTCGCAGCAGTGCCGGGACTGGTGTTTTCACAGCTTAAGCCCCTGGATGCCATGCTGTCTGATTATCAATACCCATATGAAGTTCATTTTCTCAGTCTGAAATCTCAGGACAATGATCTCAAAATGGCTTATATGGATGTAAAGCCGGCAAAACCGAATGGAAAAACAATAATGCTGCTGCATGGCAAGAATTTTAACGGAGCGTACTGGGAAAAAACAGCCGGGGATTTATCTGCCAGAGGTTTCAGAGTGGTCATTCCTGATCAGATCGGATTTGGTAAATCATCAAAGCCGCATAGTTACCAGTTTTCTTTTTCCCAGCTTGCTGACAATACCAAAGCAGTGCTGGATGAATTGAAAATTGAGAAAGCAATTGTTTTAGGTCACTCAATGGGAGGGATGGTAGCAACGAGATTCACATTGCTCTATCCGGAAAGAGTTCAGAAGCTGATTCTTGAAAATCCGATCGGGCTGGAAGATTACAAAACGTTTGCTGCTTACCAGACTATTGATCAGGCTTATCAGTCCGAACTTAAAAATACAGCGGAAACCTATAAAAACTACCAGCTGAAATTTTATTATGACAATAAATGGAAAGAAGAATATCAGCCATGGCTGGATCTTATTGCAGGATGGACGCTTCATAAAGACTATCCTCAGGTGGCATGGGATGCAGCACTGACGTCTGATATGATCTATAATCAGCCCGTATGTTATGAGCTTAAAAATATAAAAACTCCCACGTTGCTTATCATTGGGACAAGAGACAGAACAGCCATTGGAAAAGACAGGGCTCCTAAAGAGCTTCAGCCGAAAATGGGACAGTACCAGGAGCTAGGAAAGAAGACACAGCGTGAAATTGCAGGCTCAAAGCTGGTAGAACTGGACAATGTAGGACATTTACCTCATATAGAAGTTTATCCTCAATTTTTTGATGCTCTGTATAATTTTATTAAATAACTGATTAATACAGTAATTTCGGAGCGAAAAGTTATTTTCTGTATTTAAGGGGATACCGGTTTTACAGGTAAAAGAAAAAATAAATAAAAAGAAGGATGAAAATCAAAAATAAACAGGGGAATAATGATGGTTTCTGGATAGTCTTTTTCTATGTTGTATTTATACTTTTGTTCCTTGGAATGGGAGTTGGCGGAATTTATTATAGTGTAAATAAATTTTACAGTCATATCATTTTAGTATCTGATGGAGTCAAAACGGAAGCAAGGATCACGGGATATGAAGAAAGCTGGTCGAAGGATAGTGACGGGAATGGAAGTACCAAAATGTATTCTCCGGTGATCACTTATTACGATTCTTCCAATCATTCGTATACACTCCATGCAGACTATAGCAGCAACATGAGGGAATGGTCTAATGATGTAACCGTGTATTTTGATAAAGAAAATCATTCAAAAGCCATTCGTGGTGGTTTTTGGCACCTGTGGTTCTGGCCGTTTGTGATACTGTGCCTATCTATGATTCCATTGGGAATAGTATTGTTTGTTCTTAATTATTATATAAAGTCACTATATAAAAGAAAAAAACGTTGGTAGCTAAACGGTCTTTTCTTTTGGCCTGAACATCAGCAGGGAAAGTACCCCTGTTGCTGAAAAAATAATGCATGAGATCCCGAGGTTCCGGATGAAGCCAATGCTGATGAGCCCGGCTCCGATCAATACATAATAGATAAGCCCCAGCAGTGCTCCTGCGCTCCCTGTTTCATTCTTATACCTGATCAAGGCTGTGCTTAAGATGTTAGGAATGGCAATACTGAATGCCATCACAATGAAGAAATAAGGGATTAGAAAATAAATTTCCCGGCCTGATAAAACCCACACAAAAACTGAAGCAATAAACGCTGCCCACGTGCTTACCCTGACTAAGGTTTTAGATTGTACATTATTCAAGAGCAGGTATCTGTTAAGCTTTGCCCCTGCAAAAGTGCCTGCAGCCAGAATAATACTACTGTATCCAAAAGCATAGGAAGAATACTGCTGCTCTTTAAATAAAAACGGAGCCAGTGAATAATATGAAAACAGCAGTACATTGAAGCTCATGATCAGTAAGCAGCACCTGATGATTTCATGATCACACAGCATTCGTTTTAATAAATTCCAGAGGGTGCGGATGTTGGTTTCTTTTCCCGGAAGATGGGTTTCAGAGACTTTTTTTCTGGAAAGGAGATAAAATAAAATCGCCAGAAGATATAAAGTGATAAAAACACCCTTGTAACCGGCAGTGGTGGCCAGTGCAGAACCAGTGATCATCCCGATGACAGGACTGATGGATAAACCGATCCCAATCCATGAAAATACTTTGCTGATACTGTCTTTATCATACATATCACGTAAAATGGTCTGGGTAACAATAGAACCCACCGCAATCCCAAAAGCGGAAATAACCC
It encodes the following:
- a CDS encoding alpha/beta fold hydrolase — its product is MNYFRNLMSVIMLAAVPGLVFSQLKPLDAMLSDYQYPYEVHFLSLKSQDNDLKMAYMDVKPAKPNGKTIMLLHGKNFNGAYWEKTAGDLSARGFRVVIPDQIGFGKSSKPHSYQFSFSQLADNTKAVLDELKIEKAIVLGHSMGGMVATRFTLLYPERVQKLILENPIGLEDYKTFAAYQTIDQAYQSELKNTAETYKNYQLKFYYDNKWKEEYQPWLDLIAGWTLHKDYPQVAWDAALTSDMIYNQPVCYELKNIKTPTLLIIGTRDRTAIGKDRAPKELQPKMGQYQELGKKTQREIAGSKLVELDNVGHLPHIEVYPQFFDALYNFIK
- a CDS encoding DUF3592 domain-containing protein, with protein sequence MKIKNKQGNNDGFWIVFFYVVFILLFLGMGVGGIYYSVNKFYSHIILVSDGVKTEARITGYEESWSKDSDGNGSTKMYSPVITYYDSSNHSYTLHADYSSNMREWSNDVTVYFDKENHSKAIRGGFWHLWFWPFVILCLSMIPLGIVLFVLNYYIKSLYKRKKRW
- a CDS encoding MFS transporter, whose translation is MKKTNPLWLLTLLVMLPQFVETIYSPVLPMVQEQFGVKEESATLTISLYFIAFALGVAFWGVQCDRIGRKKALEYGLITYGIGTLAAVFAPDFILLLAARVISAFGIAVGSIVTQTILRDMYDKDSISKVFSWIGIGLSISPVIGMITGSALATTAGYKGVFITLYLLAILFYLLSRKKVSETHLPGKETNIRTLWNLLKRMLCDHEIIRCCLLIMSFNVLLFSYYSLAPFLFKEQQYSSYAFGYSSIILAAGTFAGAKLNRYLLLNNVQSKTLVRVSTWAAFIASVFVWVLSGREIYFLIPYFFIVMAFSIAIPNILSTALIRYKNETGSAGALLGLIYYVLIGAGLISIGFIRNLGISCIIFSATGVLSLLMFRPKEKTV